Below is a genomic region from Ziziphus jujuba cultivar Dongzao chromosome 7, ASM3175591v1.
CATGGGGTACTTGCACTTCGATGAACTCGTCAAGAGAGGGATTGTTCCTTTCAAaggtgattaatatatatagctagctaccaattttaattatttaatttcttcgaCCTGATGCTCTATATTAATTTTcatgaaaaacatatatatatatatatatatatatatatatatatatatgcagtctGCGATCTTTATACAACCGTCTTCATTGtagaatttacatatataaaagtatatcaaCCGAGGTATAACGTTagtaattaattcatttgaaCACTAAAATCTATgacaaattgatttattttgtgattaaaTTAGAAACTTTTGTTACAAATTCCAAGATTTTTGTTGTATGAATTGATAATGAAATACATGTGTCGGCATGGTTTCGTCAGTGTTTCCCTTGTATTTATTAGAACATGTTTTCACAGTACGTCACCCTTATCTTCAGACATCTTGGGATGCCCAGAAAATGAACGACGCGATATTTTCCATCTTTATGACTTTTTCCCTCTCCAAAAgatgatatattattttacttgctaatccttaattcttttttttttttcttttcaaaactaaaaatttaaaataacctAAAAATAgttcacaataaatcaattttacatatatatatatatatatatatcatgtttgATGCACATTATTAGTGTCGTTATTCATCTAATTGATTGATAATTCTAGAGAAcaaaatttatgtatatttcaaccttcttttgtgtttttctttcggcatataatatttttaagacATAtgtatatctttcttttttcaagAGATTTCCGCAAGATTTGGTGGAACCGGGAGGCAGTAATGTTACCACTATAAATGCCAAATAGTAAAATTGTTTACCAAattcatttactaaataataatattttaaaatgatatgttaataatattaatagttaaaaaattaatataaactaagTATAATCATGGTTACAATCAGGGttgaatttactaaataataatatttcaaaatgatataatagttaaattgtttattcatttattaaataataatatttctaaatgatatgttaatattaatagttaaaaaattaatataaactaagTATAATCAGGGTTAAAATCAGGGttgaatttactaaataataatatttcaaaatgatatgttaatattaatagttaaaaaattaatataaactaagTATAATAAGGATTGAGATTCAAACTTTGAACATTTGCTAAgctcaaaaaataaacaaataagacccaatttttttaaaaagtaactaACTTAGAACTAAAATAGTCATATTAGAGAATGTTCATTAGTTTTgtttatctaataaaaattttaccatATCAGatagacaaataaatttaaaaaaaaaaaatcttctttaaCAATGTTATGTCAAAGATCTGTTaagatgataattaaaaaaaaaaaaaaaaaaaaaggagatgagattcttgatatattttatcaaatttggaaTAGTCTTTATCAATATTCAGAACGGTGGAGCTTTGGATCAATATGCTCAACAGTTCGAAGGAAGGAAGGATGATTAGACTGCGCATTAATAAACCTTGTAAGGTTTATGGTGGTGTGCTGCACTCGTGATTCATCTGAATATCAGTGGTCAAAGAATTTATTATAGAAAGTCTATGAGTCATAAATTTAACATATTCACTCGTCTTTCATCGtcaacttataatttttttttctctctgtcTCATCTTCTCTCTTAATAtgttaacaattttaaatagaatCCATTGAGcaactttttctctctcctctgtCCTCTCATCATCTTTTTTAATATCtcaatatatttcattttgaattttaaatagaatttattgaaaatatatatatatatatattagttattgATAAATACTGTACCATACTTCTAAGTTTTAACACTTTGCCACATAAATTCCAATGTCCAATGGATTTGTTGGAACAAGTTGTAtccaaattttgatttaattttagaaCAGAAAATTTACAAGTTCATAACCCGTTTTAATTTCCAATGAAATATTTTCAGACGGAAGCTTCATGCACGACGGAACACTGAACACACCGATCGATTGGATCCCTGGCATGAAAGACATCCGACTCAAAGACCTCCCGAGCTTCGTCCGAACCCAAGACGCTAACGACACGTTGTTCGATTTCACGGGTTCCGAAACCCAAAACTGCCTCAATTCCTCTGCCATCGTCTTCAACACCTTCGACGAATTCGAGCACCAAGTTCTCGAAGCGATCTCGGCCAAATTCCCCAACATCTACACCATCGGACCACTAACTCTTCTGGACCGCCATGTCCCCGATGCCCATTTCAAGTCTCTGGGTTCGAGCCTCTGGAAAGAGGACTCAAACTGCCTGCAATGGCTGAACCAGAGGGAACCCAATTCGGTGGTGTACGTCAACTACGGAAGCGTCACCGTCATGTCCGACGAGCACTTCAAGGAGTTTGCATGGGGTTTAGCAAACAGCAAGCAGTATTTCCTGTGGATCGTACGTCCCGATGTTGTAATGGGTGAATCGGCGGATCTTCCAGATGGGTTTCTCGAGGAGATTAAAGATCGTGGATTGCTAGCAAGTTGGTGTCCTCAAGAGAAGGTTTTGACTCATCCTTCTGTCGCTGTTTTTCTCAGCCATTGTGGATGGAATTCTTGCATGGAAGCTGTTTGTGCTGGTGTCCCACTGATTTGTTGGCCTTTCTTTGCTGAACAGCAGACAAATTGTAGATATGCTTGTAATAATTGGGGGATTGGAATGGAGATTAACCATGATGTTAAAAGAGTTGAAGTTGAAGAGCTTGTAAGGGAGATGATGGAAGGTGAAAAGGGGaagaaattgaaggaaaaaGCATTGGAATGGAAGAAGAAAGCTGAAGAAGCTACTGACATTGGAGGTGGGTCTTATcgtaattttgataggtttattaAGGAGGCCCTTCATTATGATGGGTGATTaattatgtaattaataattaaagttttatttagtTCATGTTTAATAAACATCCTCCCCATTTTTATGGAAATGAAGAAtattaaattagataaataatataatgatatatattttgaaaaaaaaggaactattaaaatatttcactTGTCGAAAATAAGAGTTACCATCGGTGATAATTTGaatagttttagaaaaataattgatatttatgattaatgtattttaaagctcttgataatatttaatataaatattttctaaacaaaTACTATCTGcgaaattcaaattattttcaaaagttgTCACTGCCAAATGGTAAATTTATTTCATTCTTTGGAATTTGAAGAACTTGTATGGGTTCCATAAAAATTTCGGCTGAAATTGGTGGCGTTGCATTATCTCTTTGGCAATGTCATTATTTAAATTTGTCTCTATAAATGATTTTGTAATGAAATCTATTCATTGACAATTCATTTACAGGtaaaaaataagaatgaaaaatttaCTTGTTGCGTGAAGGAATTTAGATTATGGTTATGGTTTGATTTGCTAGTAGTTCTTTGTAGAAGTAATATAAGCAAACTTGCTTTGTAAGGAGTTAAAAGGCGAAACAAGAAATGGCAACCAGGACAGCGAACTGGTTTTTGGCTATGATCGTTATCTTCCAATAGATTGTCTAACTGAAAAAAATTAACTACAATGAAATAACACCTTAGCAATAGTTACTATATATGTGTAGTTGACAATTAGAACCTTTAGGTCAATGAGCTAGATGGGGCTTTACTGCTTTAGCAAATTTGGTTTATTACTTTCTGATCAACAAGAAAATAAGTATCTAAAATTGGAGCATTATGCATATAATTTGATTCACAATATGTTACTTTTTTTCTCGATGCTAGATTTGCTCGCACTGGgatttttcaatctttagttttGGAGTGTGTTAACGACCATATTTGACGACGTGGTAAAGAGTAAAACAAGCAGTACGAAAATTGaatggtaaataaaaatatatatatatatatatatactacttaaaaaataataataataataatactaacatGCATTTTGAAAGAGTATTATCATGTTTAATTTTAGATCGGAAActtgaataattatttatttatttgtttttattttttatgtaacaAGTACATGGATAAGATGGAACCACAAGATATTTATAATCAAACACTAAATAATTAtcttataaaatacaaatattttatttggatttaaCATTAATCTATAAGTTGTTGCCTATTTTATTAAGTTACTCTATTTGCATTGAATACGGTAgttaaaaatggcaaaaaaaagaTATGACATTTGATTGTACGTGACACTTTTGGCCAGGTCACATTGACTTTTCATGCACTGAAAAAAGCATATATGTTGCAACCAATTAACCTCCTCGTTTTGAATATGAAATCATAGTTATACTTAGATTGGCAAAATATCACATGATAGTGATATCATTTTGAATTCATTAATGTTATTTAAAAAGATTTAATAAGTTAGCAGAATTTAATGGGTAAAATATGATAACACATAATAAATATGTTAGATtcattttaaaaagatatttttgtaattatgtaatttttatagtattaaaaatatttaatttaatatttaaatatttattcttttttaatttaattttttaaaaatctaaaaacaagtaagtttatttttaagatttaaaaaaaaatgtaagtttatttttaagtttttaaaaaaattattttattatttgaaacttgaattaaatttaaaatttaaaatttatatattcttaatctATTAATAAgtacataatttaataaataaattcatatctatttatttccatataaaaatttaacacaTCCTATTCACTTAGACTACAGTACAACATGACATGCTGTCACATCTGATTATGCTAAATATCTAAACTTGTCTATTAccaaaagggccaaaaaaataaaaaatctaaacttaTCAATTTAAGGTCTAGATCCGTGATCGATGACTTTTCCTTTCCATATGGTTCTTGTCTGCTAGCTGCTTCAATTATTAATTCGCCAATCCAACATAATTAGGAAAAACAGCTTAATTTGTTAAATCAGACCCTCATAATCAATCACAACTtcctaatttttctttctttttatttattaatttatctaaatCATTTATTTAACTAATAACTtgctaatttttctttctttttatttgttaatttatctGAATCAAGTATTTaactatatgtgtatatatacatatatttatatatattccacAGCCCTCCTACTGTCTACTGATCCCCCATTCTTAATTATTATACATTAATTTCTGCTACAAAATTTAGTTTAACTGATACTTTACTCTCTGGATGGTCTACATGcggaaattaatcaaataaaatatcaacagaCTTGTACATTGGCTTTAAAATATCTTATGTAACACCTGGCTTCGCAACAGAAtgagaaataataattaatttaagctaattaataaaatataatataattaagctAATACATGTATTAAATTGCGTGTGTTTGTCTTTGtctctgtttttctttcctctttttctCACTTTTCTTTGACTCTATGCATGGAGCTCCCAGATACATGAATGTAAAAGTTTAAGAGGAGGAATAAGTAAAACATAGAGAGTCGATCAAGGAATATACTTTTAAGAGGCGTGCGATCTGGAGGTTGAAGATTCAAAGCGATATGTCACTATGTTAAATTTCCACATGAGACatgatttttgaaattatgtttttggctttaaaggttaaaaaatagttaatttctAAAAATGTTTGTATAGTTTTTGGAAGAGCTTAAATTCAAGAAACTAATCTGAAAAAACAGCAGtcaataaaaaagtattatatgTAGTCTTTGAATAGATTAACTCAATAAATGTTGAAAGAGAAATGGTTTATTGGTGACACGTACACCCAAATCAATTATTGCTTGTTAAATCATACATTGACTTAAGGAAAAAGTGCagtgaaaaaagaagaagaaaaaactgatcttatctcataaataaagattaattaaataaattaattaagctcGTGAAATTGTGGAGATCATCACTTAGCTGGTCTCATCCAATCATTGCATTATAATCCCTCAatcatttgaaataattttcctCATCCATCTTGGCTCTATATATGTGTAAGTTTCCCTCCAAAGTTGTTGCCAAATTTACCAATTCCGTGTTCAGCTTGATTTCTCTTTTTGGGTGAAGCAAAATGGGTTCAGTTGGAAGCCGAAAAAAACCTCACGCAGTATGTGTCCCATTCCCATCACAAGGCCATGTTGGCCCCATGATGCACTTAGCTAAGCTTCTTCATTCAAGAGGCTTCCACATAACCTTTGTCAACACCGAGTTCAACCACAGACGCTTGATCAGATCCAACGGTCCTGATTTCGTCAAGGGCCTACCGGACTTCGTCTTCGACACCATACCGGAGGGTCTACCACCTTCCGATCGCGACGCCACCCAATATCCCCCGGCTCTATGTGATTCAACCAGAAAGAACTGTCTAGCTCCGTTCAAAGACCTACTTCGGAGGCTGAATAAGTCCTCAGTGCCTCCTGTCAGTTGCATAGTTTCCGACGGAGTGATGAGCTTCGCGATCAAAGCCGGTCAAGAACTCGGAATCCCAGAGGCTCAGTTTTGGACTGCCTCGGCTTGTGGATTCATGGGATACTTGCACTTCGACGAACTCGTCAAGAGAGGGATTGTTCCTTTCAAAGGTGATTAACATAGCTACCTACcaacttttaattatttaatttcttcgaCCTTATGCTTTATAGTAATTTTCATGAACCACatatatttttggtgaattcataaacaatatatatatatatatatatatattaagttctACCAAACATATTACAATGTGAGCTATAACAAGTTGAtctaattttgtgattaaattagaaaattttgttACAAATTCCAAG
It encodes:
- the LOC107425319 gene encoding linamarin synthase 2, which codes for MGLVGGQKKPHAVCVPVPAQGHVSPLMRFAKLLHSRGFHITFVNTEFNHRRLIRSNGPDFVKGLPDFVFDTIPDGLPPSDRDATQDVPALCDSTRKNCLAPFKDLLRRLNKSSVPPVSCIVSDGMMSFAIKAGEELGIPEVQFWTASACGFMGYLHFDELVKRGIVPFKDGSFMHDGTLNTPIDWIPGMKDIRLKDLPSFVRTQDANDTLFDFTGSETQNCLNSSAIVFNTFDEFEHQVLEAISAKFPNIYTIGPLTLLDRHVPDAHFKSLGSSLWKEDSNCLQWLNQREPNSVVYVNYGSVTVMSDEHFKEFAWGLANSKQYFLWIVRPDVVMGESADLPDGFLEEIKDRGLLASWCPQEKVLTHPSVAVFLSHCGWNSCMEAVCAGVPLICWPFFAEQQTNCRYACNNWGIGMEINHDVKRVEVEELVREMMEGEKGKKLKEKALEWKKKAEEATDIGGGSYRNFDRFIKEALHYDG